From one Mycolicibacterium sp. HK-90 genomic stretch:
- the mftD gene encoding pre-mycofactocin synthase MftD (MftD, an enzyme found in the mycofactocin biosynthesis locus, performs an oxidative deamination of 3-amino-5-[(p-hydroxyphenyl)methyl]-4,4-dimethyl-2-pyrrolidinone (AHDP). The resulting compound, now called pre-mycofactocin (PMFT), is a biologically active redox cofactor that can oxidize the non-exchangeable NADH of TIGR03971 family SDR-type oxidoreductases.) yields the protein MARDTWFETVAIAQERAKKRLPRSAYSSLISASEKGVTVSDNVQAFSELGFAPHVVGATEKREMATTVMGQDISMPVIISPTGVQAVDPDGEVAVARAAAARGTAMGLSSFASKPMEEVTAVNDKIFFQIYWLGSRDEIAERVQRAKDAGAVGLIATTDWSFSHGRDWGSPKIPERMDLRTMLRMSPEVLTKPRWLWSFGKHLRPPDLRVPNQGKRGEPGPTFFEAYGQWMGTPPPTWEDIAWLREQWGGPFLLKGMVRVDDAKRAVDAGVSAITVSNHGGNNLDGTPAAIRCLPAIAEAVGDQVEVLLDGGIRRGSDVVKAVALGARAVMIGRAYLWGLAANGQAGVENVLDILSGGIDSALRGLAKSSIHDLTPEDILIPEGFTRTLGVPRADA from the coding sequence ATGGCACGTGATACCTGGTTCGAGACCGTCGCCATCGCCCAGGAACGGGCGAAGAAACGGCTGCCCCGCTCGGCGTACTCCTCGCTGATCTCTGCCAGCGAGAAGGGCGTGACGGTCTCCGACAACGTCCAGGCCTTCTCCGAGCTCGGGTTCGCCCCCCACGTCGTGGGCGCGACCGAGAAGCGTGAGATGGCGACAACGGTGATGGGCCAAGACATTTCGATGCCGGTCATCATCTCGCCGACGGGTGTTCAGGCGGTCGATCCCGACGGTGAGGTGGCGGTGGCCCGGGCCGCCGCCGCACGTGGCACCGCCATGGGGCTGTCGTCGTTCGCGAGCAAGCCGATGGAGGAAGTCACCGCCGTCAACGACAAGATCTTCTTCCAGATCTACTGGCTGGGGTCGCGCGACGAGATCGCGGAGCGCGTGCAGCGCGCCAAGGATGCGGGCGCGGTCGGGCTCATCGCCACGACCGACTGGAGCTTCAGCCACGGTCGCGACTGGGGTAGCCCGAAGATCCCGGAGCGAATGGATCTGCGCACGATGCTGCGGATGTCTCCGGAGGTGCTCACCAAGCCGCGCTGGCTGTGGAGCTTCGGCAAGCACCTGCGTCCGCCGGACCTGCGGGTGCCCAACCAGGGCAAGCGCGGGGAACCGGGCCCGACGTTCTTCGAGGCCTACGGGCAGTGGATGGGAACCCCGCCGCCGACCTGGGAGGACATCGCCTGGCTGCGCGAGCAGTGGGGCGGGCCCTTCCTGCTGAAGGGCATGGTCCGCGTCGACGACGCCAAACGTGCTGTTGATGCGGGTGTTTCGGCGATCACCGTGTCCAATCACGGCGGCAACAACCTGGACGGCACTCCCGCCGCGATCCGCTGCCTGCCCGCCATCGCCGAAGCCGTCGGTGACCAGGTGGAGGTTTTGCTGGACGGCGGCATCCGCCGGGGCAGCGATGTCGTCAAGGCCGTGGCGCTCGGCGCCCGGGCCGTGATGATCGGCCGGGCCTACCTGTGGGGCCTGGCGGCCAACGGCCAGGCGGGTGTGGAGAACGTGCTGGACATCCTCAGCGGTGGCATCGACTCGGCGCTGCGCGGGCTGGCCAAGTCCTCGATCCACGACCTGACTCCCGAGGACATCCTGATCCCCGAGGGCTTCACCCGCACGCTCGGCGTTCCGCGGGCAGACGCCTGA
- a CDS encoding TetR/AcrR family transcriptional regulator — protein MVADSGDPRPARSRARLLEAATSLLRSGGPSAVTVDAVTRAANVARATLYRHFPSGNDLLAAAFRALIPAAPMPPEDGTLRDRLIALVQAQADSIAEAPISITAMSWLALGGDMEQLPWRSDDSPEVRTLRERVAEQYAIPFEAIFDSPDAVAELGEVDRTQAAALLLGPIVLGKLSTLSEFDYTACVRAAVDGFLATHRKDSQRSE, from the coding sequence ATGGTTGCCGACAGCGGTGATCCGCGTCCGGCCCGGTCCCGGGCCCGGTTGTTGGAGGCGGCGACGTCGTTGTTGCGGTCGGGCGGGCCGAGCGCGGTGACCGTCGATGCGGTCACCAGGGCCGCCAATGTGGCCAGGGCTACGCTATACCGGCACTTCCCGAGTGGAAATGACTTGCTGGCAGCGGCATTTCGCGCGCTCATCCCGGCAGCTCCGATGCCGCCCGAGGACGGCACACTGCGCGACCGGTTGATCGCGCTGGTTCAGGCGCAGGCCGACTCGATCGCCGAGGCGCCGATCAGTATCACCGCGATGTCGTGGTTGGCCCTCGGCGGCGACATGGAACAACTGCCCTGGCGCTCCGATGACAGCCCCGAGGTGCGCACCTTGCGTGAGCGGGTGGCCGAGCAGTACGCCATTCCGTTCGAGGCGATCTTCGACAGTCCCGACGCCGTCGCCGAGCTCGGCGAGGTCGACCGCACCCAGGCCGCGGCCCTGCTGCTCGGCCCGATCGTGCTGGGCAAGCTCAGCACGTTGTCAGAGTTCGACTACACCGCATGCGTGCGGGCTGCGGTGGATGGCTTCCTGGCCACCCACCGCAAGGACTCTCAGCGCAGCGAGTAG
- the mftE gene encoding mycofactocin biosynthesis peptidyl-dipeptidase MftE gives MNSAYHRHVAFPSGLGNSTSRQLRSMSPMLIIPVGSTEQHGPHLPLDTDTRIATAVADAVLERVGGEPAGDWVVAPPVCYGASGEHEGFPGTVSIGTAALRLLLVEYGRSASSWASRLVFVNGHGGNVEALVAAVTLLRQEGRDAGWVPCVAADADAHAGHTETSVLLHISPGDVWAEDLSPGNTAPLAELMPAMRRGGVAAVSELGVLGDPTTATAAEGERIFAEMVNGCVGRMRRWQPDRNGLLR, from the coding sequence GTGAATTCGGCCTACCATCGGCACGTGGCGTTTCCCAGCGGGCTCGGGAACTCAACGTCGAGACAGCTACGCAGCATGTCCCCAATGTTGATAATTCCGGTGGGCTCTACCGAGCAGCATGGCCCGCACCTGCCCTTGGACACCGACACCCGCATCGCCACGGCTGTCGCCGACGCGGTTCTCGAGCGAGTCGGCGGCGAGCCTGCCGGTGACTGGGTGGTCGCACCGCCGGTCTGCTACGGCGCCAGTGGCGAGCACGAGGGGTTTCCCGGCACCGTGTCGATCGGTACCGCCGCCTTGCGGTTGTTGCTGGTGGAGTACGGGCGGTCGGCATCGAGCTGGGCCTCGCGCCTGGTCTTCGTCAATGGCCACGGTGGGAACGTGGAGGCGCTGGTGGCGGCGGTGACCTTGTTGCGCCAGGAAGGGCGCGACGCCGGCTGGGTGCCGTGCGTCGCCGCGGACGCCGATGCGCATGCGGGGCACACCGAAACATCTGTATTGCTACATATTTCGCCCGGCGATGTCTGGGCCGAAGATCTGAGTCCGGGGAACACCGCCCCGCTGGCGGAGCTGATGCCGGCGATGCGGCGCGGGGGTGTTGCTGCAGTCAGCGAACTCGGGGTGCTCGGCGACCCGACAACCGCCACTGCTGCCGAGGGGGAGCGTATCTTTGCTGAGATGGTCAACGGCTGCGTGGGTCGGATGAGGCGGTGGCAGCCGGACCGGAACGGATTGTTGAGATGA
- the mftG gene encoding mycofactocin system GMC family oxidoreductase MftG, translated as MRDVLIVGAGSAGSILAERLSADPTCRVTVVEAGPAPTDPRVAAQITDALRLPIGTASSVVRHYASVLTEHPPRHTEIMRGSVVGGSGAVNGGYFCRGLPTDFDTWAIPGWGWGDVLPHFLAIETDLDFSTALHGDSGPISVRRVREFDGCTASFVDAATRAGFGWIEDLNGSDTGAVLPAGVGAVPLNINGGTRVGPGGAYLQPALARPNLEVLTDTRAHRVLFRGSRAVGVRCADGSILEADRIVLCAGAIGSSHLLLLSGVGPAPDLEAVGVEVVAGLPVGKHTVDHPEWVLPVSWVPTHDLPPLEAVLTTADGIEVRPYTAGFAAMVHGPGHDPAELPHLGVALMRPHSRGRVRLASADPAVAPVIEHRYDTVAEDVEALRRGAELARELVSHTAEVGEASWSTSQHLAGTAPMGDGPEAVLDAGCRVLGVEGLWVVDGSIMPAITSRGPHATIAMIGHRAAEFLAI; from the coding sequence GTGCGGGACGTTCTGATCGTCGGCGCGGGAAGCGCCGGTTCAATTCTGGCCGAACGACTTTCCGCCGATCCCACGTGCCGGGTCACCGTCGTCGAGGCGGGTCCGGCGCCGACTGACCCGCGGGTGGCGGCGCAGATCACCGATGCCCTGCGGCTGCCGATCGGGACTGCCAGCTCCGTGGTGCGACACTATGCGTCGGTGCTGACCGAGCACCCGCCCCGGCACACCGAGATCATGCGGGGGTCGGTGGTGGGCGGGTCCGGGGCGGTCAACGGCGGATACTTCTGCCGGGGCCTGCCCACCGACTTCGACACCTGGGCAATCCCCGGCTGGGGCTGGGGCGATGTGCTGCCACACTTCCTGGCGATCGAGACCGACCTGGATTTCAGTACCGCCCTGCACGGCGACTCCGGTCCGATCTCCGTCCGGCGAGTACGCGAATTCGACGGTTGCACAGCATCATTCGTCGATGCGGCGACGCGGGCCGGGTTCGGCTGGATCGAGGATCTGAACGGATCGGACACCGGTGCGGTGCTGCCGGCCGGCGTGGGAGCGGTCCCACTGAACATCAACGGCGGCACCAGGGTCGGACCCGGCGGCGCCTATCTGCAACCGGCGCTGGCCCGGCCGAACCTGGAGGTGCTGACCGATACCCGCGCGCATCGGGTGCTGTTCCGTGGGAGCCGGGCGGTCGGGGTGCGCTGCGCCGACGGGTCGATTCTCGAAGCTGATCGAATTGTGCTGTGTGCCGGGGCAATTGGATCGTCACACCTGCTGCTGCTGTCCGGTGTGGGGCCGGCGCCCGACCTTGAGGCGGTCGGTGTCGAGGTGGTGGCCGGCCTGCCCGTGGGCAAGCACACCGTCGACCATCCCGAATGGGTGCTTCCGGTCTCCTGGGTCCCCACCCACGACCTGCCGCCGCTGGAGGCCGTGCTCACCACGGCCGACGGCATCGAGGTCCGTCCGTACACGGCCGGTTTCGCCGCCATGGTGCACGGGCCCGGGCACGATCCGGCCGAGCTGCCGCACCTCGGCGTGGCGCTGATGCGCCCCCACTCCCGGGGCCGGGTCAGGCTGGCGTCGGCGGATCCCGCGGTGGCGCCGGTCATCGAACACCGCTACGACACGGTGGCCGAGGATGTCGAGGCGCTGCGTCGTGGTGCCGAACTGGCCCGCGAATTGGTCAGTCACACAGCTGAAGTCGGCGAGGCGTCGTGGTCGACGTCGCAACACCTGGCGGGCACGGCACCGATGGGGGATGGGCCCGAGGCGGTGCTGGACGCGGGCTGCCGGGTGCTGGGCGTCGAGGGACTGTGGGTGGTGGACGGGTCGATCATGCCCGCGATCACCAGCCGCGGCCCGCACGCGACCATTGCCATGATCGGTCATCGGGCAGCGGAGTTCCTCGCGATCTGA
- a CDS encoding cytochrome P450 yields the protein MSAPTMDDAAKVLADPTAYADDARLHTALTHLRANNPVAWVDNRPYRPFWAITKHADIMAVERDNELFISEPRPLLATAAADDLAKQQLEAGMGLRTLIHMDDPHHRKVRAIGADWFRPKAMRALKVRVDELAKRYVDKMRDIGPECDFVTAIAVDFPLYVIMSLLGLPEEDFSRMHMLTQEMFGGDDDEYKRDGGSLEDQLAVLMDFFAYFSTLTASRRANPTEDLASAIANGTIDGEPLSDVDTASYYVIVASAGHDTTKDAISGGLHALIENPDQLARLQAHPELMGTAVEEMIRWSTPVKEFMRTATADTTVRGVPIAKGESVYLAYVSGNRDEEVFDNPHRFDVGRDPNKHLAFGYGVHFCLGAALARMEMNSLFTELTRRLDSIELAGTPELSATTFVGGLKHLPIRYSLR from the coding sequence ATGAGCGCGCCGACGATGGATGACGCCGCGAAGGTGCTCGCCGATCCGACGGCATACGCCGACGACGCCCGCCTGCACACCGCGCTGACCCATCTGCGCGCCAACAACCCGGTGGCCTGGGTGGACAACCGGCCGTACCGGCCGTTCTGGGCGATCACCAAACACGCCGACATCATGGCCGTCGAACGAGACAACGAACTCTTCATCAGCGAGCCCCGACCGCTGCTGGCCACCGCGGCCGCCGACGACCTGGCCAAGCAACAGCTCGAGGCCGGCATGGGCCTGCGCACGCTGATCCACATGGATGACCCGCACCACCGCAAGGTCCGGGCGATCGGCGCAGATTGGTTCCGCCCCAAGGCCATGCGGGCACTCAAGGTTCGAGTCGACGAACTGGCCAAACGCTACGTCGACAAGATGCGCGACATCGGGCCCGAGTGTGACTTCGTCACCGCGATCGCCGTCGACTTCCCGCTCTACGTGATCATGTCGCTGCTGGGCCTGCCGGAAGAGGACTTCTCGCGCATGCACATGCTGACCCAGGAGATGTTCGGCGGCGACGACGACGAGTACAAACGCGACGGCGGCTCACTGGAAGACCAGCTCGCCGTCCTGATGGACTTCTTTGCCTACTTCTCGACGCTGACCGCCTCGCGCCGCGCCAACCCGACCGAGGACCTGGCGTCGGCCATCGCCAACGGCACGATCGACGGAGAGCCGCTGTCCGACGTCGACACCGCCTCGTACTACGTCATCGTCGCGAGCGCCGGACACGACACCACCAAGGATGCGATCTCCGGTGGATTGCATGCCCTCATCGAGAATCCGGACCAGCTGGCCCGGCTGCAGGCGCACCCCGAGCTGATGGGCACCGCTGTCGAGGAGATGATCCGGTGGTCCACGCCGGTCAAGGAGTTCATGCGCACCGCGACGGCGGACACCACGGTGCGCGGAGTCCCGATCGCCAAGGGCGAATCCGTCTACCTGGCCTACGTTTCGGGCAACCGGGACGAAGAGGTGTTCGACAACCCCCACAGATTCGACGTCGGGCGGGATCCCAACAAGCACCTGGCATTCGGGTACGGCGTGCACTTTTGCCTGGGTGCGGCACTCGCGCGGATGGAGATGAACAGCCTGTTCACCGAGCTGACGCGGCGGCTCGACTCGATCGAATTGGCCGGAACGCCAGAGCTTTCCGCCACCACCTTCGTCGGCGGGCTCAAGCACCTGCCGATCCGCTACTCGCTGCGCTGA
- the mftC gene encoding mycofactocin radical SAM maturase (MftC is a radical SAM/SPASM enzyme that catalyzes the first two steps in biosynthesis of the electron carrier mycofactocin from the terminal Val-Tyr dipeptide of the precursor peptide MftA.), translated as MTSVAPVPRLVDQFERGLDAPICLTWELTYACNLACVHCLSSSGKRDPRELSTQQCKDIIDELERMQVFYVNIGGGEPTVRSDFWELVDYATEHHVGVKFSTNGVRITPEVARKLAASDYVDVQISLDGANAEVNDAVRGKGSFDMAVRALENLAAAGFSDAKISVVVTRHNVDQLDEFKALADRYGATLRITRLRPSGRGADVWDELHPTPDQQRQLYNWLVSHGERVLTGDSFFHLSGLGEPGALAGLNLCGAGRVVCLIDPVGDVYACPFAIHDKFLAGNILEDNGFQNVWQNSTLFRELREPQSAGACSGCGHYDACRGGCMAAKFFTGLPMDGPDPECVEGWGEPALAAERVKPKPSGDHSRGTKQGPVALKLLTKPPARICNESPV; from the coding sequence ATGACTTCTGTTGCCCCCGTCCCACGGCTCGTCGACCAGTTCGAGCGCGGACTCGACGCCCCGATCTGCCTGACGTGGGAGCTCACCTACGCCTGCAATCTCGCGTGCGTGCACTGCCTGTCCTCGTCGGGCAAGCGGGATCCGCGCGAGTTGTCCACGCAGCAGTGCAAGGACATCATCGACGAGCTGGAACGCATGCAGGTGTTCTACGTGAACATCGGCGGCGGCGAACCCACTGTGCGCTCGGACTTCTGGGAGCTGGTCGATTACGCGACCGAGCATCATGTCGGGGTCAAGTTCTCCACCAACGGGGTGCGCATCACGCCCGAGGTGGCCAGGAAGCTGGCCGCCAGCGACTACGTCGACGTGCAGATCTCGCTGGACGGGGCCAATGCCGAGGTCAACGACGCGGTGCGCGGCAAGGGCTCGTTCGACATGGCCGTGCGGGCGCTGGAAAACCTTGCCGCCGCAGGCTTTTCCGATGCCAAGATCTCGGTGGTGGTCACCCGCCACAACGTCGACCAGCTCGACGAGTTCAAGGCGCTGGCCGACCGCTACGGGGCCACGCTGCGGATCACCCGGCTGCGCCCCTCCGGTCGTGGCGCCGATGTGTGGGACGAACTGCATCCGACACCCGACCAGCAGCGCCAGCTGTACAACTGGCTCGTGTCCCACGGTGAGCGGGTGCTGACCGGTGACTCGTTCTTCCACCTGTCCGGGCTCGGCGAGCCCGGCGCTCTGGCCGGGCTGAACCTGTGCGGTGCGGGCCGGGTGGTGTGCCTGATCGACCCGGTTGGCGACGTCTACGCCTGCCCGTTCGCCATCCATGACAAGTTCCTGGCCGGAAACATCCTGGAAGACAACGGTTTCCAGAACGTCTGGCAGAACTCCACGCTGTTCCGCGAGCTGCGTGAGCCGCAGTCGGCCGGCGCATGCAGCGGGTGCGGGCACTACGACGCCTGCCGGGGTGGCTGCATGGCGGCCAAGTTCTTCACCGGTCTGCCGATGGACGGGCCGGACCCCGAGTGTGTCGAAGGCTGGGGCGAACCGGCCCTGGCGGCCGAGCGTGTCAAGCCCAAGCCCAGCGGTGATCACTCCCGCGGTACCAAGCAGGGTCCGGTGGCGCTGAAGCTGCTCACCAAGCCGCCTGCCCGAATCTGTAACGAAAGTCCGGTGTAA
- the mftF gene encoding mycofactocin biosynthesis glycosyltransferase MftF (Members of this protein family, MftF, are glycosyltransferases, members of PF00535 (glycosyl transferase family 2). The encoding gene is found as part of the mycofactocin cassette, in Mycobacterium tuberculosis, many other Actinobacteria, and occasional members of other lineages. Mycofactocin itself, a putative redox carrier, is a heavily modified derivative of the C-terminal Val-Tyr dipeptide of the mycofactocin precursor MftA (TIGR03969).), producing MTGPRLPDGFAVQVDRRVKVLGAGAALLGGSPTRLLRLAPTARTMLTGGRLEVHDAQSAQLARTLLDATVAHPRPPCGPSHRDVTVIIPVRDNVSGLHRLIAALRGLRVIVVDDGSAVPVAQSEFAGMHCDVQVLRHLRSNGPAAARNTGLTACETDFVAFLDSDVVPRRGWLEALLGHFCDPAVALVAPRIVGLHTADNVVARYEAVRSSLDLGVREAPVVPYGPVSYVPSAAIICRRSALAAVGGFDETMQSGEDVDLCWRLVESGARLRYEPIALVAHDHRTDLREWFNRKAFYGTSAAPLTVRHPGKTAPVVISGWTLMVWLLLAMGSCVGYLGSVVIAIFTGRRIARSLSAVDTEPTEVAAVTARGLWSSALQLCSAICRHYWPIALIAALLFRRARHAVLVAAVLDGVVDWATRRGNADDDTKPVGLLTHILLKRLDDLAYGVGLWTGVVRERQLGALKPQLRS from the coding sequence ATGACCGGACCGAGGCTGCCCGACGGTTTCGCCGTGCAGGTGGACCGGCGCGTCAAGGTGCTCGGGGCCGGGGCGGCCCTGCTCGGCGGATCGCCGACCCGGTTACTGCGGCTCGCGCCGACGGCGCGGACGATGCTGACCGGCGGTCGCCTGGAGGTGCACGACGCGCAGAGTGCGCAACTGGCGCGGACTTTGCTCGACGCCACCGTGGCCCACCCCCGCCCGCCCTGTGGTCCGTCGCATCGTGACGTGACGGTCATTATCCCGGTGCGCGACAACGTCTCCGGGCTGCACCGGCTGATCGCGGCGCTGCGCGGCCTGCGGGTGATCGTGGTCGACGACGGTTCGGCCGTGCCGGTTGCGCAATCCGAGTTCGCCGGGATGCACTGTGACGTGCAGGTGCTGCGGCACCTGCGCAGCAACGGCCCGGCAGCCGCCCGGAACACGGGTCTGACGGCGTGCGAGACCGACTTCGTGGCGTTCCTGGACTCGGATGTGGTGCCGCGCCGCGGTTGGCTGGAAGCGTTGCTCGGCCACTTCTGCGACCCGGCGGTGGCCCTCGTGGCGCCCCGCATCGTGGGTCTGCACACCGCCGACAATGTGGTCGCGCGGTACGAGGCGGTGCGCTCGTCGTTGGATCTGGGCGTGCGCGAGGCGCCGGTGGTGCCCTATGGCCCGGTGTCGTATGTGCCCAGTGCGGCCATCATCTGCCGGCGGTCGGCGTTGGCCGCGGTGGGGGGCTTCGACGAGACCATGCAGTCCGGCGAGGACGTCGACCTGTGCTGGCGGCTGGTCGAGTCCGGCGCCCGGCTGCGGTACGAGCCGATCGCCCTGGTGGCTCACGATCATCGGACTGATCTGCGAGAGTGGTTCAACCGCAAGGCTTTCTACGGCACATCGGCCGCGCCGTTGACCGTCCGGCACCCGGGTAAGACCGCGCCGGTGGTGATCTCCGGATGGACGCTGATGGTGTGGCTGCTGCTGGCCATGGGCTCGTGCGTCGGATATCTGGGTTCGGTGGTGATCGCGATCTTCACCGGCCGCCGCATCGCGCGGTCCCTCAGTGCCGTCGACACCGAGCCCACCGAGGTCGCCGCGGTGACGGCGCGGGGGTTGTGGTCGTCGGCTCTGCAACTGTGTTCGGCGATCTGCCGGCATTACTGGCCGATCGCCCTGATCGCGGCCCTGCTGTTCCGGCGGGCCAGACATGCGGTGCTGGTGGCCGCGGTGCTCGACGGTGTGGTCGACTGGGCGACTCGGCGCGGCAATGCCGACGACGACACCAAGCCCGTCGGCCTGCTGACCCACATCCTGCTCAAACGGCTCGACGATCTGGCCTACGGCGTCGGCCTGTGGACCGGGGTGGTCCGGGAACGTCAGCTGGGTGCGCTCAAGCCGCAGCTGCGGAGCTAA
- a CDS encoding MFS transporter — MSETLVESAQDIDPGIAQLSIRRRYWLLAVACMDVSIVIASMVALNAALPDIARQTAATQAQLTWVIDGYTLVLACLLLPAGAIGDRYGRRGALLVGLAVFILASAAPMVFDTPVQLIVARAVAGAGAAFIMPATLSLLTAAFPKSERNKAVGIWAGVVGSGAVFGFLITGGLLHFWPWQSIFVAFAVAGVGLFVLTCTVPSSRDEHATPLDWIGAILIGAAVAVFVLGVVEAPVRGWTHPVVWGCMAGGVALGVAFAVLQLKRRHPLLDIRLFRKPEFATGAVGVTFLFFANFGYFFVSMQYIQLVMGYSPIQTAFALCPLILPVLVLGATTHWYLPRLGLRLCVSLGLLVIAGGLMCMRLLEVDSGYLEYAWPLLIMSTGMGLCTAPTTSAIMGAVPDEKQGVASAVNDTTREVGAALGIAVAGSILAAHYQNHLGPKLSGLPAEVREPILGSLAEALAVTGQLGPQGTAVAELAKQAFLDATNSALLVMAVVLGAAAVFVGIWAPGRDGRQLRMVRRLRSRGTPLPDDRSWQWSRAGRGW, encoded by the coding sequence ATGTCCGAGACCCTCGTCGAGTCCGCCCAGGATATCGATCCGGGGATCGCCCAACTGTCGATCCGCCGGCGGTACTGGCTGCTCGCGGTGGCCTGCATGGACGTCTCCATCGTGATCGCCTCGATGGTGGCACTGAATGCCGCGCTGCCCGACATCGCCCGACAGACCGCGGCCACCCAGGCCCAACTCACCTGGGTGATCGACGGTTACACACTGGTGCTGGCCTGCCTGCTGCTGCCGGCCGGGGCGATCGGCGACCGCTATGGCCGCCGCGGCGCCCTACTGGTGGGGCTCGCCGTCTTCATCCTGGCCTCTGCGGCACCGATGGTGTTCGACACCCCGGTACAGCTGATCGTCGCCCGTGCGGTGGCCGGGGCCGGTGCCGCATTCATCATGCCGGCCACGCTGTCCCTGCTCACCGCGGCGTTCCCGAAGTCGGAGCGCAACAAGGCCGTTGGGATCTGGGCCGGCGTCGTGGGGTCAGGGGCCGTCTTCGGATTCCTGATCACCGGCGGCCTGCTGCACTTCTGGCCCTGGCAGTCCATCTTCGTGGCCTTCGCCGTCGCTGGGGTGGGATTGTTCGTGCTGACCTGCACCGTCCCGTCCTCCCGGGACGAGCACGCCACACCGCTCGACTGGATCGGCGCGATCCTGATCGGCGCGGCAGTGGCGGTCTTCGTGCTCGGGGTGGTCGAGGCGCCGGTGCGCGGTTGGACGCATCCCGTGGTGTGGGGCTGCATGGCCGGCGGCGTCGCGCTGGGCGTCGCGTTCGCCGTCCTGCAGCTCAAACGCCGACACCCCCTGCTGGACATCCGGTTGTTCAGGAAACCCGAGTTCGCCACCGGAGCGGTGGGCGTGACCTTCCTGTTCTTCGCGAACTTCGGATACTTCTTCGTCAGCATGCAATACATCCAGCTGGTCATGGGATACAGCCCCATACAGACGGCATTCGCCCTGTGCCCGTTGATCCTTCCCGTGCTGGTGCTCGGCGCCACCACGCATTGGTATCTGCCCCGGCTGGGCCTGCGGCTGTGCGTGTCGCTCGGCCTGCTGGTGATCGCGGGCGGCCTGATGTGCATGCGGTTGCTCGAGGTGGATTCCGGCTATCTCGAGTACGCCTGGCCACTGCTCATCATGAGCACGGGCATGGGATTGTGTACCGCGCCAACGACTTCGGCGATCATGGGGGCCGTACCGGACGAGAAGCAGGGCGTGGCATCCGCGGTGAACGACACCACCCGGGAGGTCGGCGCCGCCCTCGGCATTGCCGTCGCCGGTTCGATCCTGGCCGCCCACTACCAGAATCACCTGGGGCCCAAGCTGTCCGGGCTCCCCGCGGAGGTACGGGAACCGATCCTGGGCTCGCTGGCCGAAGCCCTCGCCGTGACCGGGCAGCTGGGCCCGCAGGGTACGGCCGTCGCAGAGTTGGCCAAGCAGGCCTTCCTGGATGCGACGAACTCGGCCCTGCTGGTGATGGCGGTGGTGCTGGGAGCGGCCGCGGTGTTCGTCGGCATCTGGGCGCCCGGCCGCGACGGCCGGCAGCTCCGGATGGTCCGGCGCCTCAGATCGCGAGGAACTCCGCTGCCCGATGACCGATCATGGCAATGGTCGCGTGCGGGCCGCGGCTGGTGA